In Narcine bancroftii isolate sNarBan1 chromosome 7, sNarBan1.hap1, whole genome shotgun sequence, the sequence CAATCTCCCTACACATTCTCTTCTGCTGTAAATGCCATCATTTAGGACGATCCAAactttaaaatttcacctttaaaaatCATCCTATGCTCCAGGGTCTACAATCTGTACCTTGATGGCGGTCTACCATCTTCCCACCAGTTCCGATGCAATCTCGCGCATACCCATTAGTTATTTGCCAAGTCTCAGTGCTCCTCTgcggggtccatccacccagttcAGCTGCCGTCAGCTCTCGTACAGCTTTAACTGACCTGTTACAGGAGCCGACAgcgatttattttaaaatgcccaaataaaattgaaacttttaaatgatcatttgtttCTAAAATGTTGTAATTTGCCTTTAACAGTCAGTGGCAAGTGCcagagcatggggggggggggggggggggtatttctTAGACCAAGGGTattgctcaaaaccaacatttttgggTGGAAATTTCAGGGGTTGTCCTCTATGACGGAGAAAACAGTAAATTGCCACTGATTATTTGAGGGCCCATCATGCAACCCTAAAGTAACAAACTgacaaaaaattttttaaatcaaaaataaataagaaaaataattaaaattgtaaaagtagatACAATCTGAAGTAACACAGAGACCTTTGGTGAcgttgggagcaaatattcagccaacagaGTGCcctggtcgggctttgctcatagcagctttttgaataaagttgtatttgaataacATGGcgccacccaggatgaagagctggttgatgctgtttgcagttggggcgactctcttaaagtgcctccttatccctgtttagtgaaagtctttatctgcaaacttggtggggaggggggagtgtttAATTATGAcactattgttcatctttcaggcagcttcgtggagggggaagaacctgtagatgcagcaatggttaaactttttcaaagaatgtaactgaaaataaagtaaaatgctttaatgttTATATATATTCATGGAAATAATGTTTGTTCactgtaagtacagtgtagtatttttgacttttaaacttccatttattcttaatgcaggtgtattagcatTGTGAGAGTgtgtcaagcaaccggaaaactcgcttatccggcatctaccattccccataggtgccagataccagggtttttactaTACTTCTGTGATATTCTCCCCAAGCAAAAATGCCACACCCACCTCTTACCTCCACCTCACCTGTAGCAgctgtactgttacgagcccagaagactcaaaacccaacagcaataaatattcaccaagacaaatgattaaaaagttgttaattatctttaaacatgaaaacagaatcacactttaactaacctaacttaacccccttctaattctaagtgcatgtgtaagtaatgtgtgtgtaaagtgagaaaagttctttggttcacagtccaatttcacttctcattcctctaaattcactagttgcaggcaattcttatactgtgcacagaatttaacatttatgaagttcattaggctttggtgcttgaaaggtaaatggtttccattcaggaaggttctttttggttttcagagagatttgttgttcgctggacacccacaattgatacctttttaatcaaccacttcaatgtcttgccaaagaaacttgccccatcagggttttccagatgataacctctttctttcaagtcaccacagattttctttttgtttcccttatttcaagtgaaacattaggcagccagtcctctcctcttgcatgaaccacaagagctttgaccaggctgaactaagcactcacaacccgtcttccaaatggggttttccacaagcttgccagcttgtcctgttccagtcccagctgctgctgctgactgtaaaactgcagaactgatctctctctcagagagaaagcctgtttgactctctctgcttgcaaaaccacatgaccttcctagaacagcaagttccactccagacagtctgcaacTCTGACAGGTTATTTTAttggttgcctttttgtaaacaacaatccgttAGTGAAGTctattgggcactctccaaagcttttgcaaaggctctggggccgacatgtctagcatgagcagatctccagtattttaaataaaatgttttaaagtgtttgtatgtgagctACGCTAACaaatctgccccaatttatctcccaaaaacatatctatatacaaaacaaacacaacagTACTCTGAATCATCGAGTTTCCGTCCTGGCCCCTCTCTCAGCCACATTTCCATTATGGCCAATAATATCAGTCTAGTGTACCTAACCATGCTCCAAGTGTGTCTTTTTTGCCTGTCAGATCTTGCTCCTTCCTGTTCTATCCACTGAACTTGGGCACTTTAACATCTAAAGTTAACCTCAGTCTGAATAAATCTGGATTCTTGAACTAACgtaattttcaaatttaaataaaaagtactttTTCCAGACAAAAGGAGAAATTTGACTCCTTCCACCAAAAGGCTGGGACAATAAGTGGGACAGGTAAACTACCACACAATCTTGATCtaatagaatggaaaaaaaaatgaagctgaCTGTTGTTTCTTAATAATGGCTTTCTGTTTATGGCCTATGCCTGCTGGTTAATAGTGAGAATGGTTGCTTTAAATTTGATGCAACTCACTtcatagacaataggagctggagtaggcccttcagcctgtcgagccagcaccaccattttccagatcatggctgatcactactatcagtacccctttccagccttatccccataacccttaactccgttacccacaagagtcttatctaactctcttttgaacataatcagcgaatctgcctctaccaccctctgtggcagagcattccacagattcacacttctctgggtaaaaaaatgttttctcatctccgtcctaaagggcctaccctatattcttaaactatgccctctcgtcctcgtctcccccatcattgggaacaagtaatccgaccaccctgtctatccccctgatgattttgtatacctcaatcatgtcccccctcatccttctaaactccatcggatacaagtccagtttttctagcctttcagcatatgtcaaccccgccattcctggaactaaccttgtaaatctgcgctgcacaccctctatagctagtatgtccttccttaaaattggagaccagaactgaacgcaatactccaggtggggtctcaccatggccctgtacaactgcagaagggcgtctctgttcctatactccaatcccctctttatgaaagccaacatgccatttgccttcttcacagctttctgaacctgcatgttagccttcagtgaccggtgaacaagtacacccagatccatttgcacctccccactccctagcttgtctccatttaagtaatactcagctttcctattattacccccaaaatggataacctcacatttgctcacattgaacgtcatcttccattcagcagcccactcccccaacctgtccaagtccctctgcattttcctgacatcctcctcacaccgcaacccagtttagtgtcatctgcaaatttgctcacgttattaataatcccctcattcaaattatttacataaattacaaacaactgaggacccaataccgatccctgcggcactccactcgtcacatcctgccatcctgaaaagaccggcttactccaaccctttgtttcctatttcttaaccaatttcctatccatgtcagcacctttcctccaataccatgctccctgatcttgcccactagtctcccatgcggcaccttatcaaaggccttctggaagtccaaatacaccacatccactggctctcccaagtccaccctctttgtcacatcctcgaaaaattccagaaggttagtcaagcatgacttacccttaaggaatccatgctgactagcccttatactattatttctgcctaagtgttctgctattactccttttatgatagattctaatatcttccccaTCACTGACATCATAATATAAAGCTGCATAAAAGCAGACAAACATTGGAATTAATTATCAAACCCAACCATTAAAAGTTCCACAGGTTGAAGATGgagttttaatttatttaaatatctAATGGACAAGGAATAAGAAAATTTCCCCAAAAGATACAGACATCAAGATAGTCAATACATCAAATTTTTAATGCAAGATTTCATGAAATAACAGTGAGAATCTGTCCACAAGACATACTTCATTCAAAATACCCTCAAAATAGTTGATTTATATGCACTTTAAAAAGGTAAACTTCACCCTTCCACATTTATTGATTAAAAAGTTAGTAAATTTAAGAACAAATTTAGCTTAAAAACAGTATCATTTcatcacaataaaaaaaaaactcaagacaCATTGAAATCAGGAAATCAAAAATATTCCTCAATAAGAACTTCAATAACATAACCTGCAAGAGCAAACACATTAAAGAACACAAATGTATTTATACCTCCAGTGAATTCAGACAGTAGTTTGTTTTTGCACAGTTTTGAACAGTCTCCAAAATTGTTCCAACCCATTTGTCACTTCCTTTCAACACATGAATTACAGAACCTGGCTACTACTTCACTTCCTAAATTATAATCAGCAATTCTTCCCTCAGTCACATTTTCAGTTAACAAAttactttctttgacattttcCACACCTACATCCCATTTTCTTTGACATTTTCCACACCTACATCCCATTTTCTTTGACATTTTCCACACCTACATCCCATTTTCTTTGACATTTTCCACACCTACATCCCATTTTCTTTGACATTTTCCACACCTACATCCCATTTTCTTTGACATTTTCCACACCTACATCCCATTTTCTTTGACATTTTCCACACCTACATCCCATTTTCTTTGACATTTTCCACACCTACATCCCATTTTCTTTGACATTTTCCACACCTACATCCCATTTTCTTTGACATTTTCCACACCTACATCCCATTTTCTTTGACATTTTCCACACCTACATCCCATTTTCTTTGACATTTTCCACACCTACATCCCATTTTCTTTGACATTTTCCACACCTACATCCCATTTTCTTTGACATTTTCCACACCTACATCCCATTTTCTTTGACATTTTCCACACCTACATCCCATTTTCTTTGACATTTTCCACACCTACATCCCATTTTCTTTGACATTTTCCACACCTACATCCCATTTTCTTTGACATTTTCCACACCTACATCCCATTTTCTTTGATATTTTCCACACCTACATCCCATTTTCTTTGATATTTTCCACACCTACATCCCATTTTCTTTGATATTTTCCACATCTACATCCTATTTTGATTGAAACCTTTCTCTTCTGGAAATTAAATTCacactcatttaaaaaaaaacgccaAGCAAATATTTTAGTACTTCTACCAAATCTCAGAATCTCCTCTACAAATACCTGAAAAAAACAGCAAACCCCTCCTGTTGAAAGAAATGTACTTTATCCAAAAAAATTCTCAAGGAGATGGGTTGCATAATTTACAGAGGTAATCTGCTTGAATTCTGGCAATGTTTAATATGATAAATCAAGGTGAATGCCAGCTACTCAGCACAAAGAAACTCTTTTCAAACTTTACCAACTCTATTTTAGACCGTACGTACCTATTGATTCATCCGGACACTGTTTCAAACCAACTGATTCAATGTTCTACCAATCTATAGGATGCAGTGAATTCGGCTAGGTCTAAACACACAGATGTACCAAATTTGCAATTTAAATTTACTACAAGATGTTTGCATCTGAATATCACTACATGTTGTACAGATCCACTGTTAGATATTATTAAGATAATGGCCTGGATTCTGTCAGTTACATTGAGAACCAAACTAGATGTGAGTAAAGTGGAGTTGCTCTTCTCCAAGCTGCATTATTTAGCCCTCTCAAGTGATTCCAAGGAAGATCAATGTCAAGCATTTAGAGACTATCCTCACAGGTATACACACATTGAAAATAGTGCACCATTTTGCTTGGAGGGGCAAGGAAACTTTTAAACTGGCTGCAAGTACCAATTTGCAAACTCTCAAGCCTTTGTGGATTGAAACATGCTCTTGAAATATTGATGAATTGTGAGATATGTTCATTTTCAAAATGATTTAAACTACTGCCTTAAATCACAGGTCTGTTACAATTTGTGTTTTGTACAGTGTTGAAAATCAGCTAAAATGTTAGCCCTTTACTTCCTTGGTTTGTGGTCCAGGAAATTTCTTTGATGATCAGCATTGAGCAGAGACACCTCACTTTTGATGACAAAATCCAGGCCCACAGATCTCAAGTCAACTCATCCCTTTATATTCTTACTTTCAGAGATGTAAAAGGTGCATATTTTTTgaaaacaagatttaaaaaaggtTAATACTACCATTCTTATGTACTACACAGTAGTCAACTATTCAAGTTTCTTTCAAAGAAACAACACACATTTGCTTGGAACTAGCAAATATCTCTACACAAAATTAACAAGACTGCCTAACTGACAGCGAGGGTGATGGAAAACTTCCTAACAGGAAGTCAGAAGAGAGCCATTCTTGACTGGAGAGCTTTACCCTTCAATATACGTCTCACCTGCCAATGAGAAGAATGAGGAGTGAATAATCTTCAAATACAATTTCACTTCAGTtagaatgatttttaaaattaaggaaGCTACTTAACTTCCTAACTAGAGTAATCTTTCAAGAGATCACAGTTTCTTGGATTTGCTTCCGCTGACAAAACGTTTAGAAGGATAGAAAGATCAGTCTGCAAGTGCTCTCTTACCTCTTCTCCTCTTGCGCCATCCGGCACGAGATGAACTGGCTGCTCGTTCTCCAGGTTTCTGGCACTGGGATCGGCTCCCTTTCTCATCAGAAGTCGGACAGCAGCCACCTGGCTGATCCGGTCTTGCATACCGGCTACAACATGAAGTGCGGTGTTCCCATTGTATGCCTGCCAATCCAAACAAAGCTTTTAGCCTTCAACCAAAATACTCACGTCGTAAATATCCTTGAGGAATCTCCTAATCGTTACAACAAGGGGGAAGTTGTACACAAGCCAGCTCATGCACTACtttcaaataaaaataacattatagggttagattgatgtgaagtaggtttacataagccggcacaacattgtgggccaaagttaTACTGTTCTCTTTTAATCGGTTTTCACATCCATCTAAAGAGTACTCATTCGGAGCACATGCCTGTTGTTGTGCAGTGCCAATCATGAGTATTTGCAAGTTAGGTGCAGAGTTgccggaaaaaaaaacaactcagcAAAGCTAATGGGATAGTGAAAAGGTGCCAAATGTATGACGATTTGCAGCAAGTCCCCTCAATTGTTGGTGGCTGCCAGAGTTACAATCTTACCTTAGCATTTACAACGTTGAGGCTGGTTGGCTGCTCAAGAAAGTAACGCAGGAGTTCAACATTTGGTTCCTCTGCAGCCATGTGCAGAGGAGTTCGACCACTCTTCCGATCCTGGGGAAATTGAAACTTAGATCTGAGCATTTACAGCAAAGCTTAGATTTGTTTACAGTTGAAAATAACTAACTTGACATTTCTAATTCAACTGTCCGGTTCCATTTTAAAGGTGGCTGTTACCTCTAAAGCTCGTTCAGAATTAAATCGGAGCTCACCCGAGTTTCAATAGATGCTCCCATCTGTAATAAGGTTTTAATTGTATCCAACAAGTTCTTGTTTTTCATGGTCAGCTCCTGTGTCTCAACAGATAGAGGATGCTGAAGAATTTTACTCTGAAGGTCATGCATCACACGGTTCTGGGCCAGGACTGCACAATGAAGAGCGGTCATACCTAAGTCAAAAGAGGAACATTTCAATGGTCTGATCATTATTGAGAGCTACAACGAATGCAATCCAACTTCCATAAAATAGTACAACTTGTCTTGGACCACAAATAATCACAAATTCCATTTTGCTCTCtttaacatagaatattacacagtacaggcctttcggcccaccaTGTTgttaacctactcaacaaacttcCCTACCCaacacccatcaccctctatttttcttgcatccatgttcctgtctatgagtcttttaaatgttcctattgttccagccccaccactggcaatgtattccaggcacccattattctctgcgtaaaaaaaaatcttacccccgTCTTCTCtcgtaaactttcctcccctcaactTGTACAGATGGCCTCTGGTCTTTGCTATTCTTGTCCAGGAGAGAAGTGCAGGCTATCAACCCTATCAATACCTTTCATAAACTTGTAGGCCACTACTAAATCACTCCTCAtctttcttcgctccaaagagaaaagccctagctctattAAACTTGCCTCACGAGAAACattctctaatccagacaacatcttggtcaatctcctctgcaccctctccatagcttccacatccttcctgtaatgaggcgaccagaactgaacagtgAATTTTATTTGAGAAATTCCAGTTTGATTCAATAAAACAATATAAATATTATCTGACAAAAGATGGTACATATGGAACTAATTTTGACAGGCTTTTATCTGACCAGCCTTTATACTAGAAATCTTACCATCAAAGTTTGTAACTTCCAGATTGAAATGCTGACAACTTAATGCCATCCCCTTTTCAATAGCCTGCAAATAACAGAGAAAGTCTGTAAATAGCaatcaattaaaattttaaaaatcatgttaTCTTATTCAAATATTACAATAAATGAGGTGCCAATTGTTTTATTGAGTAAATtcagaaggtttttttaaaaaaaaaaatgacatgtaTTTACAGAACACTTCCAGCAGACAAAGTTGCGCCAGGTGCTTCAAAAATGCAAGCCCAAAAAGAGTCTCAGGAAGAGAACAGTGACAGACAGATACCCTGATCATATTTCCATATTTGAGAGAAGACGATTAGGAAAACTGCTTTAACtaaaatccccggtatccagcacctatggggattggtaaatccTGTAAAAATGAAttcgctggttgcttgagattgtgtagaTTAGTGAACAGGGTGCTGGTGGTGAGGGgacccaattttaaactttcgtattttttacctactggtgtttattttccacaatttttttgctgttgcttgaattccggataacagggactTTACTGTATATTTTAGCTCAATAACATCATTATGTACAAATATTCATTTACCAGAATAGGGATTAAATGGCGGAaaagcaaatagaaaaggtgaaGCAAAAATTAATCATGGTTTTTGTAACATTGTCCTTTAAGTTCAAAGGGATCCCAAAGTAATGCAAGAATCTTCAGATTCTTTTGAGCTGCTACAGAGGGTAAGCAGTTGAAAACATAATTTAATGTTTACAAAATAATCTAAAAGAATATGGCAAGGTTAATGTGGCGGTTGGCTCCACGCTGttccagcaccagcaatcaggaccgggatttgaatcgcgcgttgtctgtacattctcccagtgtctgtgtgggttttctccgggggctccggtttcctcccacccttcaaaatgtaccggggtgtggGTTTAATGGGATGTGaattgagtggcacggactcctgggccgaaatgtaagtctaaatttttttttaaatttaaatagggACTCTTTGAAAGACATTTCTGTTCATAGTGCATGGGGTTTGGAAATTtatggaaaaaatattcatttattaatCAGGTGTTGTTTACATGTCTCAACAGCTTCCTGGAGTTAAGGTTTCTATAGAATCACAAAATCTAAAAAACCACACCCACCACAAGCACTTGAAAGTAACCTTTCTCTGCAATCACATGCAATGGTGTTCTACCCCAGCGATCCGAAATATTCACTTGTGCTCCTAGGCAGATTAGGTCCTGGACAATCAGGTGCTGGTTGGCAGCAACAGCTACTTGCAAGGCACTCTTTAAAAGAGAAAGAATCATTGAGCAACTCATACAAGGAAATGGATGGGGATGAAAAAAAGCAAATGCCAAACTGATAAGGAACTAGTATAATAAACAAAAATGCTGCCATTGCAAAATGCAAGTCACACAGTTACTGAAAAGCAAATCTACTTCAGTTAAACATTAGCAAGGAAGTACACTGATATCATAATTATTACTGGCAAGGTAAATGAAGCTTTAAATAGAAAATCAGCCAAGTTGTTCAAGTTGAATAAATTAATCTAAAAATGTATGTTAAAagcattaaaaattaaattgggaTTTCTATTTAAATTGATGTCCCCAAATTCTCTTCAAAAGCCGTGGCAATATTCAAAGACTGATGGGCTAGTGTTGGCTTACCTGGCCATTGTGTTCTTTGGCATCTAGCATGTTAACAGCTGCCATCTTCTTTCCAAGGACATACGCAAGAGCACGTCTGCCCTGAGCAGCAGCAATGTGCAAAAGACtggaaaatatgaataaaatcATACCCTAGGTTTATAAAGACAGTTTACaatgccaattttttttcttgtataaaCCTGCGCTCAGtccttaatattttaaaattgagtAGCATCTTTTTCACTGTCTCAGCTTTATCAATATTGCCACCTCTATGCTACTATGTCAGATTTAAAAACTTCTCATCTCAGTTATAAAACACCAAGTACATTTTCCAGGGGATGTCAGGGGAAGTGGTCTTGGGAACAAACAAGGCTTTGAGTGAGAATATGACACAAACTTTCTTTTaatatacagtaaagcccctggtatcctgcatctatggggattggtagatgtcagataagtgttatttgctggttgcttgagattgtatgttgcatgattggtgaactattACTGGGGGTTGGGAGAGCACCGATTTCAaactttcatatttattttccaccattttatttttgcttgaagctgccggttgcttgaattccggataacggaGATTTTACTGTACTCAACTTTCAATAAGACACAAAGAATTAGAAATACTTACGTGTCACCATCACAGTCTTTGAAAAGAAGTTGCTCCTGAGTAAAATGGGACAATTTCTTCTCCTCTTGTTCAAGTTGCCATTGAAAGAAGGACTTGCCTTGAGTTCGCGATGAACAGTAGAAAGGGACAGCGTGTGACAAGTCACCATGGGAATTGGCCTGTAGGGAGCCACAACCTGGCAGATAAAACTCAGGTGATTGTTGACTGTTCACCAATTGGTCACCCACTTGAGGAAATGGAAATTCTCCAGACATAGGCAGATTTCCATGCATTTGAAAACCAAACGTGCAGTCTGGAAAATCACCTGGCACCTCTTGAAACTGTTGGGCTTGTCCATCGGGAAGAGCTTGATGGAAAGTTGGAGACTGGTGGATGGGTGGAAATGTTTGAAGTCCCTCCTGTTTTCCAGCAATTTGCAGTGGACTCTGCACTGGGAATTGCTGAGGGGATGGTTGGCAGTCACGTAGCTCGTGCATGTAACCGTCTTTGCACCATGCTACCTCGGACTGAAAAACTTGATCAGTCTTGGTGTCATTGGTCCAATTGACCTGGACTGTACTTAGAGAAATTTCATGTGTGTCATTCTGCAACATTTTTATTATGGCCTCAAGAGCATCTGGATTTACATCATTTCTCGATTCAGTTTTATGGCCTCCATCTGAATTCTCAGAGTTTGGAGTCTGAGGTGGAgtctaaattgaaaaataaatatggactgtTAGACATTTAAAAGAGGTTCTGTTGGCACAATTAATAGTCACAACACAAAGTAGTAAGTGCATATCTTTTGATACCATTATTTGACTCTGGGACCCCCAGAGCCCCAACATTATGGTCCTCTCCAAACCCAAATAATGAAAGTAAAACTATCCTTTGAAAGAACATTGGATATTCTTACCAGCAGGTAGGATGCTCCAGGTGTTGCAGGTTGTTTACATGGAGGTGAATCAATCAGGTTCTCCAAAGCTGATCTTTTTCGGCCACTCAGGAGATTTCTTATTTCTGGTCAGGACAAAAAGTAGATTATTGGGATCCCTATGCGATACAGAATCAGGCCCCACACAAAATATACTGAAGGACATCCacggtcaggcagaatccatggagttcttccagcactttctgtatTGCTCCAGTTTACCTGCAtgtgcagacttcttgtttaccattgaaccaggccctttggcccaccacatCCATGCAACCATCATGCCCAACTATGCTATCCCCAATTACGAGTCAGAACtaaatagcatggaaacaggcccttcagctcatcccctccatgctgaccaatgtGTCTTAATGAGCTAGTACTATTAATCTATTGATGTGCCATCAGTAACTCCAAAGACTTGAAGTTATCTGACTGAGagacttttattaccataaacggAAGGCACGTCTAACGTTGCTGACCTGAGATTGTTCTGGAGGAGGGGTTACggtctttattaggggaatcaagggggaggagtcacaggtaaaATCAGCAAAGGGTGGGGCAACAACCATACATATACAAGCAGTATTAAGAGTGGTTCCTTTCACATTCAAGTACCTGCCCAGGTGCCTCTTAAACATTCTTACTCTTCCTACCTCAAtttagcag encodes:
- the nfkbiz gene encoding NF-kappa-B inhibitor zeta isoform X1, whose protein sequence is MILDRGSENSSDSCDHWLRSSPINLGSFYQSSPALSEPSSPDSPRPGVPSPGATAISSACSSTAKTLKPSFQGVRVKNPVKDLLNYFRNTRSGTKLESDLPQSSSSEEPFSQIRNLLSGRKRSALENLIDSPPCKQPATPGASYLLTPPQTPNSENSDGGHKTESRNDVNPDALEAIIKMLQNDTHEISLSTVQVNWTNDTKTDQVFQSEVAWCKDGYMHELRDCQPSPQQFPVQSPLQIAGKQEGLQTFPPIHQSPTFHQALPDGQAQQFQEVPGDFPDCTFGFQMHGNLPMSGEFPFPQVGDQLVNSQQSPEFYLPGCGSLQANSHGDLSHAVPFYCSSRTQGKSFFQWQLEQEEKKLSHFTQEQLLFKDCDGDTLLHIAAAQGRRALAYVLGKKMAAVNMLDAKEHNGQSALQVAVAANQHLIVQDLICLGAQVNISDRWGRTPLHVIAEKGYFQVLVAIEKGMALSCQHFNLEVTNFDGMTALHCAVLAQNRVMHDLQSKILQHPLSVETQELTMKNKNLLDTIKTLLQMGASIETRDRKSGRTPLHMAAEEPNVELLRYFLEQPTSLNVVNAKAYNGNTALHVVAGMQDRISQVAAVRLLMRKGADPSARNLENEQPVHLVPDGARGEEVRRILKGKALQSRMALF
- the nfkbiz gene encoding NF-kappa-B inhibitor zeta isoform X2 → MMTENCSNSRKHLYFNLTDACSSTAKTLKPSFQGVRVKNPVKDLLNYFRNTRSGTKLESDLPQSSSSEEPFSQIRNLLSGRKRSALENLIDSPPCKQPATPGASYLLTPPQTPNSENSDGGHKTESRNDVNPDALEAIIKMLQNDTHEISLSTVQVNWTNDTKTDQVFQSEVAWCKDGYMHELRDCQPSPQQFPVQSPLQIAGKQEGLQTFPPIHQSPTFHQALPDGQAQQFQEVPGDFPDCTFGFQMHGNLPMSGEFPFPQVGDQLVNSQQSPEFYLPGCGSLQANSHGDLSHAVPFYCSSRTQGKSFFQWQLEQEEKKLSHFTQEQLLFKDCDGDTLLHIAAAQGRRALAYVLGKKMAAVNMLDAKEHNGQSALQVAVAANQHLIVQDLICLGAQVNISDRWGRTPLHVIAEKGYFQVLVAIEKGMALSCQHFNLEVTNFDGMTALHCAVLAQNRVMHDLQSKILQHPLSVETQELTMKNKNLLDTIKTLLQMGASIETRDRKSGRTPLHMAAEEPNVELLRYFLEQPTSLNVVNAKAYNGNTALHVVAGMQDRISQVAAVRLLMRKGADPSARNLENEQPVHLVPDGARGEEVRRILKGKALQSRMALF